One Pagrus major chromosome 11, Pma_NU_1.0 genomic region harbors:
- the arrdc2 gene encoding arrestin domain-containing protein 2 isoform X1, whose translation MIFDKLRKFDIVFDSPEVDSPPVFSSGDVVSGRVVLDLSGESRVDSLKLHAEGFAKVHWTESRSAGSSTAYTQNYSDEVEYLNRREVLLQADNGEVTVLPAGKHEFPFSFQLPEETLVTSFEGKHGSIRYWVKVKLHRPWATVKKIKKEFTVIEPIDINTPALLAPQAGTKDKMARAWYRNFGQVSVTAKIDRKGYTPGEVIPVFAEFDNSTSRSVVPKAYITQTQTFIARGTMKQKRSVVGTLCGDIVGARCRETWHGRAIKIPPVGPSILQCRIIKVEYMLKVCVDVPGTSKLCLELPLVIGTIPLHPFGSRTSSVSSQYSVNLEWLRMAIPEQPEPPPDYSSVVTEEEAEQRNNTVVPQPAEDLSGIQERPLMAFVQEFRFRPPPVYSVIDPNPQPINMRPRCMTC comes from the exons ATGATTTTCGACAAGTTGAGAAAGTTTGACATCGTCTTCGACTCTCCGGAGGTGGACAGTCCTCCGGTGTTCAGCAGCGGGGACGTGGTGTCCGGACGGGTGGTGCTGGACCTGTCTGGGGAGAGCCGGGTGGACTCCCTGAAGCTCCACGCCGAAGGATTCGCTAAAGTGCACTGGACCGAGTCCCGGTCCGCCGGCTCCAGCACCGCATACACCCAGAACTACAGCGACGAGGTGGAGTACCTGAACCGGAGAGAGGTGCTGCTCCAGGCAG ATAATGGTGAAGTGACCGTCCTTCCTGCCGGCAAACATGAATTCCCGTTCAGCTTCCAGCTGCCTGAGGAGACGCTGGTCACCTCCTTCGAGGGGAAACATGGCAGCATCCGTTACTGGGTCAAAGTGAAGCTCCACAGGCCGTGGGCCACCGTCAAGAAGATCAAGAAGGAGTTCACAGTCATCGAGCCCATCGACATCAACACACCGGCCTTACTG GCGCCACAGGCTGGAACGAAGGACAAGATGGCGAGGGCGTGGTACCGCAACTTTGGCCAGGTGTCTGTTACTGCAAAGATTGACCGCAAAGGCTACACACCAG GTGAGGTGATACCTGTCTTTGCCGAGTTCGACAACTCTACCTCCAGATCAGTGGTGCCCAAAGCCTACATCACTCAGACACAGACGTTCATCGCCCGCGGCACCATGAAGCAGAAGCGTTCGGTCGTGGGCACGCTGTGCGGGGACATTGTGGGCGCCAGATGCAGGGAGACGTGGCACGGTCGCGCCATCAAGATCCCACCTGTGGGTCCCTCCATCCTGCAGTGCCGCATCATCAAAGTAGAATACATGCTCAAG GTTTGTGTTGATGTTCCTGGGACGTCCAAACTGTGTCTGGAGCTGCCGCTGGTCATAGGCACCATCCCCCTCCATCCCTTCGGTAGCCGGACCTCCAGCGTCAGCAGCCAGTACAGTGTCAACCTGGAGTGGCTGCGCATGGCCATCCCCGAGCAGCCTGAGC ctcctccagatTACAGCTCCGtggtgacagaggaggaggccgAGCAGCGCAACAACACGGTGGTCCCGCAACCTGCCGAAGACCTGAGTGGGATCCAGGAGCGCCCCCTTATGGCTTTTGTCCAAGAGTTTCGCTTCCGACCGCCGCCGGTGTACAGCGTG ATTGACCCCAACCCTCAGCCCATCAACATGAGACCTCGCTGCATGACGTGTTGA
- the arrdc2 gene encoding arrestin domain-containing protein 2 isoform X2, whose amino-acid sequence MTLSSIKSFTLELDGPADAAFTGGEVVSGQVVLELRRDTRVHSLKVQGRGVATAHWLENRGMNSVYNDYTSKITYFRKRQHLIRDNGEVTVLPAGKHEFPFSFQLPEETLVTSFEGKHGSIRYWVKVKLHRPWATVKKIKKEFTVIEPIDINTPALLAPQAGTKDKMARAWYRNFGQVSVTAKIDRKGYTPGEVIPVFAEFDNSTSRSVVPKAYITQTQTFIARGTMKQKRSVVGTLCGDIVGARCRETWHGRAIKIPPVGPSILQCRIIKVEYMLKVCVDVPGTSKLCLELPLVIGTIPLHPFGSRTSSVSSQYSVNLEWLRMAIPEQPEPPPDYSSVVTEEEAEQRNNTVVPQPAEDLSGIQERPLMAFVQEFRFRPPPVYSVIDPNPQPINMRPRCMTC is encoded by the exons ATGACGTTGAGCTCCATTAAGTCCTTCACGCTGGAGCTGGATGGTCCAGCAGATGCAGCATTCACCGGAGGGGAGGTGGTGTCCGGCCAGGTGGTGCTGGAGCTCCGGAGGGACACCAGAGTGCACTCTTTGAAGGTGCAGGGGAGAGGGGTGGCCACGGCACATTGGCTGGAGAACCGGGGCATGAACTCTGTCTATAACGACTACACCTCAAAGATCACgtacttcaggaagagacaGCATCTGATCCGAG ATAATGGTGAAGTGACCGTCCTTCCTGCCGGCAAACATGAATTCCCGTTCAGCTTCCAGCTGCCTGAGGAGACGCTGGTCACCTCCTTCGAGGGGAAACATGGCAGCATCCGTTACTGGGTCAAAGTGAAGCTCCACAGGCCGTGGGCCACCGTCAAGAAGATCAAGAAGGAGTTCACAGTCATCGAGCCCATCGACATCAACACACCGGCCTTACTG GCGCCACAGGCTGGAACGAAGGACAAGATGGCGAGGGCGTGGTACCGCAACTTTGGCCAGGTGTCTGTTACTGCAAAGATTGACCGCAAAGGCTACACACCAG GTGAGGTGATACCTGTCTTTGCCGAGTTCGACAACTCTACCTCCAGATCAGTGGTGCCCAAAGCCTACATCACTCAGACACAGACGTTCATCGCCCGCGGCACCATGAAGCAGAAGCGTTCGGTCGTGGGCACGCTGTGCGGGGACATTGTGGGCGCCAGATGCAGGGAGACGTGGCACGGTCGCGCCATCAAGATCCCACCTGTGGGTCCCTCCATCCTGCAGTGCCGCATCATCAAAGTAGAATACATGCTCAAG GTTTGTGTTGATGTTCCTGGGACGTCCAAACTGTGTCTGGAGCTGCCGCTGGTCATAGGCACCATCCCCCTCCATCCCTTCGGTAGCCGGACCTCCAGCGTCAGCAGCCAGTACAGTGTCAACCTGGAGTGGCTGCGCATGGCCATCCCCGAGCAGCCTGAGC ctcctccagatTACAGCTCCGtggtgacagaggaggaggccgAGCAGCGCAACAACACGGTGGTCCCGCAACCTGCCGAAGACCTGAGTGGGATCCAGGAGCGCCCCCTTATGGCTTTTGTCCAAGAGTTTCGCTTCCGACCGCCGCCGGTGTACAGCGTG ATTGACCCCAACCCTCAGCCCATCAACATGAGACCTCGCTGCATGACGTGTTGA